From a single Salinirussus salinus genomic region:
- a CDS encoding TetR family transcriptional regulator C-terminal domain-containing protein codes for MADPPDRSFSDAEEEIMQATYRALSEHGYADLTVKRIAAEYGKSTAAIHYHYDTKDDLLAAFLDFLLDQFTDAVHEVETTDPERRLDLLLDRLLVDPEDHRDLLVATLEMRSQAPYKGAFAERFQQNDEYVRYLLRTVIDHGSGEGVFREDADAEHAARALMTVVDGARTRAVVLDDTDALATARRTAAEYVSAVLVADDD; via the coding sequence ATGGCCGACCCGCCGGACCGCTCGTTCTCGGACGCCGAGGAGGAGATCATGCAGGCGACCTACCGCGCGCTCAGCGAACACGGCTACGCCGACCTCACGGTCAAACGGATCGCCGCGGAGTACGGCAAATCGACTGCCGCCATCCACTACCACTACGACACGAAAGACGACCTGCTGGCGGCGTTTCTCGACTTCCTTCTCGACCAGTTCACCGACGCGGTCCACGAGGTCGAGACGACCGACCCCGAGCGGCGCCTCGACCTCCTGCTCGACAGGCTGCTCGTCGACCCCGAGGACCACCGCGACCTGCTGGTGGCCACGCTGGAGATGCGGAGCCAGGCGCCGTACAAGGGGGCGTTCGCCGAGCGGTTCCAGCAGAACGACGAGTACGTCCGGTACCTGCTCCGGACGGTCATCGACCACGGAAGCGGGGAGGGAGTGTTCCGGGAGGACGCCGACGCGGAACACGCCGCCCGCGCGCTCATGACGGTGGTCGACGGGGCCCGGACCCGGGCGGTCGTCCTGGACGACACCGACGCCCTCGCGACCGCCAGACGGACGGCGGCGGAGTACGTCTCCGCCGTGCTGGTCGCCGACGACGACTGA
- a CDS encoding HalOD1 output domain-containing protein, whose product MSTVTRAGVELEQVTPDWEPEVTRFEYDQDTTPASMAVVAAVSAATGIDPEEIEPLGAVVDADALDALGRPRSAMAGSSVQVTLSLERRTVSVDTHGAVTVTSDERVGVRSEGVNAG is encoded by the coding sequence ATGAGTACGGTAACGCGAGCCGGCGTCGAGTTGGAACAGGTAACACCCGACTGGGAGCCCGAGGTGACCCGGTTCGAGTACGACCAGGACACGACCCCCGCGAGCATGGCCGTCGTCGCGGCGGTGTCGGCGGCGACCGGGATCGACCCGGAGGAGATAGAGCCGCTCGGGGCTGTGGTCGACGCCGACGCGCTCGACGCGCTCGGGCGCCCCCGGAGCGCGATGGCGGGCAGCAGCGTCCAGGTCACGCTGTCGCTCGAACGCCGGACGGTGAGCGTCGACACTCACGGGGCGGTGACAGTGACCTCCGACGAGCGGGTCGGCGTCCGGAGTGAGGGAGTCAACGCCGGATGA
- a CDS encoding helix-turn-helix domain-containing protein produces MATVLEFTSPAEAFPLGTIFENLPGATVELERLVPHDALIVPYFWVRGEEMTDIEAAFESHAGVREVGLVDSLEDEYLMRAAWDREYVGILSALSEARLVVLSATGTSEGWTFEVRGEGHEEIGEFRSYCQEHDIPIHITAVHALLPIQGEGYELTDKQREALVAAYERGYFDSPRATSLEAVADALGITQQSLSSRLRRGHRRLIAATLVQE; encoded by the coding sequence ATGGCCACCGTCCTGGAGTTCACGAGCCCGGCCGAGGCGTTTCCCCTCGGGACTATCTTCGAGAACCTGCCGGGAGCGACAGTCGAACTGGAGCGGCTCGTTCCCCACGACGCCCTCATCGTCCCCTACTTCTGGGTCCGCGGCGAGGAGATGACGGACATCGAGGCCGCCTTCGAGAGCCACGCCGGCGTGAGAGAGGTCGGGCTCGTCGACAGCCTCGAGGACGAGTACCTCATGCGCGCCGCCTGGGACCGGGAGTACGTGGGCATCCTGAGCGCCCTCTCGGAGGCCCGGCTCGTCGTGCTCTCGGCAACGGGGACCAGCGAGGGGTGGACCTTCGAGGTCCGCGGCGAGGGCCACGAGGAGATAGGCGAGTTCCGGAGCTACTGCCAGGAACACGACATCCCGATCCACATCACCGCCGTTCACGCGCTGCTTCCGATACAGGGCGAGGGGTACGAGCTGACCGACAAACAGCGCGAGGCACTGGTGGCGGCCTACGAACGGGGGTACTTCGACTCGCCGCGCGCAACCTCGCTGGAAGCGGTCGCCGACGCGCTCGGGATCACCCAGCAGTCGCTGTCCTCCCGGCTCAGACGCGGCCACCGGCGGCTGATCGCCGCGACGCTCGTACAGGAGTAG